From a region of the Arachis ipaensis cultivar K30076 chromosome B09, Araip1.1, whole genome shotgun sequence genome:
- the LOC107615385 gene encoding histone H2A.v1-like, which yields MTLSMSLQKVKPLIKTTLPNNNNNNNNNNNNKNLNSLWNHNTSPAKKQQCSNQKKNCPSKPKKQAVEISSPRKTEPKPALSLMSSVIEELLKDDYFYEISDDDSPVEEE from the exons ATGACTTTATCTATGTCCCTCCAGAAAGTCAAACCTCTAATAAAGA CAACCCtcccaaacaacaacaacaacaacaataataacaacaacaacaagaacctGAATT CCCTCTGGAACCACAACACCAGCCCAGCAAAGAAGCAACAGTGCAGCAATCAGAAGAAGAA CTGCCCTTCGAAACCTAAAAAGCAGGCTGTCGAGATATCTTCACCGAGGAAAACAGAGCCAAAACCTGCGTTGTCTCTTATGAGTTCTGTTATTGAAGAATTATTGAAAGATGACTATTTCTATGAAATTTCTGATGATGA TAGCCCTGTCGAAGAAGAATAG